From Desulfurobacterium indicum, a single genomic window includes:
- a CDS encoding LPP20 family lipoprotein — MKVKKLLVATLIGAAVMAGGCGKKPAPKTTAVVSTPWDDFCNKYANMEGGVAACKCVFANDLEEAQIAREEAVADARSELARILEVKVMTMVKRYKSRTVAGKKRYMGSTFEEVAKQVAKQYLRGSRPINTKTFRADDGRYVVCSVVALQPAVVKNMIKKMAQKMEMSPRDEDILYQEFKAYKAQQELEKEIKGY; from the coding sequence ATGAAAGTAAAAAAACTCTTAGTAGCAACTCTTATAGGCGCAGCCGTAATGGCTGGCGGTTGTGGTAAAAAACCTGCACCAAAAACAACAGCCGTTGTAAGCACACCATGGGATGATTTTTGTAACAAGTATGCAAACATGGAAGGTGGTGTAGCTGCGTGTAAGTGTGTATTTGCCAATGATCTCGAAGAAGCTCAAATAGCAAGAGAAGAAGCTGTTGCCGATGCAAGAAGTGAACTTGCAAGAATTCTTGAAGTAAAAGTTATGACAATGGTTAAAAGGTACAAGAGCAGAACCGTTGCCGGTAAAAAGAGATATATGGGAAGCACCTTTGAGGAAGTCGCCAAGCAGGTTGCCAAGCAATACCTTAGAGGAAGCAGACCGATAAACACAAAAACGTTCCGTGCGGATGACGGTAGATATGTTGTATGTTCTGTAGTAGCTCTTCAACCAGCTGTAGTCAAGAATATGATCAAAAAAATGGCGCAAAAGATGGAGATGTCACCAAGAGACGAAGACATTCTGTACCAGGAATTTAAAGCATACAAAGCTCAGCAGGAACTTGAGAAAGAGATTAAAGGATACTAA
- a CDS encoding transglycosylase SLT domain-containing protein — METAERIIKKAKITKSREKGGVKYSLIFKFPKSKLYIKAKEYKPLVTAISQKYNVEYPLIFAIIHTESSFNPMAVSYIPAYGLMQIVPQTAGKDVTKNLFGKPLLLTPSYLFNKKNNINIGTGYLYLLYYKYFSGIKNPESRLLCTIAAYNGGPGGVARAFTGTTKLYLARKKINSMTPEEVYETLVTRAPMKETRNYVKKVYNRIKFYKHF; from the coding sequence GTGGAAACTGCTGAGAGAATTATTAAAAAGGCAAAAATAACAAAATCAAGAGAAAAAGGGGGAGTTAAATATTCCTTAATTTTTAAATTTCCGAAAAGCAAACTTTACATAAAAGCAAAAGAATACAAACCTCTTGTTACTGCAATCTCCCAAAAGTATAACGTAGAATATCCATTGATATTCGCAATTATCCATACAGAAAGTAGCTTTAATCCAATGGCAGTTTCATACATTCCTGCATATGGTTTAATGCAAATAGTACCCCAAACAGCTGGAAAAGATGTAACAAAAAATCTATTTGGAAAACCACTGTTGCTAACACCTTCATACCTTTTTAACAAGAAAAACAACATCAATATAGGAACAGGTTACCTTTACCTGTTGTACTACAAATACTTCTCCGGCATCAAAAACCCTGAAAGCAGATTACTCTGCACAATTGCCGCATACAATGGAGGTCCGGGAGGTGTAGCCAGGGCTTTTACCGGCACAACCAAACTATATTTAGCAAGAAAAAAGATAAATTCAATGACACCCGAAGAAGTTTACGAAACTTTAGTAACACGCGCTCCAATGAAAGAAACGAGAAATTATGTGAAAAAAGTTTATAACAGAATCAAATTTTACAAACACTTCTAA
- a CDS encoding nuclease-related domain-containing protein, with product MDYYLKDSKNWVVIHDLRIEFKGQIAQIDHLLINRLYDMYAIETKNFYAQYMEINDYSEFTLKYKNSKIGIPSPIEQNKRHIHLLDKILTNKDMYPRKFIRIKPDS from the coding sequence ATAGATTATTATTTAAAGGATTCAAAAAATTGGGTTGTCATTCATGATTTAAGAATAGAATTCAAAGGTCAAATCGCACAAATAGATCATCTTTTAATCAATAGACTTTACGATATGTATGCTATAGAAACTAAAAATTTCTATGCTCAGTATATGGAAATAAATGATTATAGCGAATTCACACTGAAATACAAAAATAGCAAAATCGGAATCCCATCTCCTATAGAACAAAATAAAAGGCATATCCATCTTTTAGACAAGATATTAACCAATAAAGACATGTACCCTCGCAAATTTATTCGAATAAAGCCAGATTCTTAA
- a CDS encoding 23S rRNA (pseudouridine(1915)-N(3))-methyltransferase RlmH, translated as MIKVIAVGKIAPHLKEAQEHYINRLKKLTDIEIVEVKKQKTKEDEGKLLLSKTKGFTIALDERGKELTSKEFAKLLQKSRHISFVIGGADGLSENVKKESDTLLSLSKLTLQHDIARIVLLEQIYRGFQIIKGTPYHRE; from the coding sequence ATGATAAAAGTTATTGCCGTTGGAAAGATAGCACCCCATTTAAAAGAAGCTCAAGAACACTACATCAATAGACTGAAAAAACTAACAGACATCGAAATTGTGGAAGTCAAGAAACAGAAAACAAAAGAAGACGAAGGAAAGCTGTTGCTTTCAAAAACAAAAGGTTTTACCATAGCCCTTGACGAAAGGGGAAAGGAACTAACCTCAAAAGAGTTTGCAAAACTGTTACAAAAGTCTCGGCACATTTCTTTTGTAATCGGAGGTGCTGACGGCCTCTCAGAAAATGTCAAAAAAGAATCCGACACGTTACTATCCCTATCAAAACTAACGCTTCAGCATGACATCGCAAGAATTGTCCTACTTGAACAAATATACCGTGGATTTCAAATTATAAAAGGAACACCTTACCACAGGGAGTAA
- the selD gene encoding selenide, water dikinase SelD, whose translation MADKFKLTTTVRASGUGAKLSPVGLEKVLKNLSLYKDKNVLIGLETAEDAGVYLLNETTALIQTADFITPVVDDPYIYGQIAVANALSDIYAMGGTPITAINLMMFASCNVPESYLPKILQGGADKLKEAGVSLIGGHTVDDLETKYGLAVTGIVHPEKIIRNSTAKPGDILYYTKPLGIGVITTAIKADMADEKTVEEASKIMTTLNKDAAEVMKEIGVNACTDITGFGLLGHLYEMVKYSKVNVTININSFEFLPQSIEFAEMGLFPAATYENIDYVGSNVIFDNNIKEELQLLLFDPQTSGGLLISVPQNKTSEIENVFKEKNTLFYKIGEITEKGEGKIYVKK comes from the coding sequence ATGGCAGACAAATTTAAGTTGACAACAACGGTAAGAGCTTCTGGCTGAGGTGCAAAGTTAAGCCCGGTCGGGCTTGAAAAGGTTTTAAAAAACCTCAGCTTATATAAGGATAAAAACGTCCTGATAGGGCTTGAAACGGCAGAGGACGCAGGTGTCTATTTGTTAAACGAGACCACTGCGTTGATTCAAACTGCTGACTTCATAACGCCTGTCGTTGATGACCCGTACATATACGGTCAGATAGCCGTTGCAAACGCTCTGTCAGATATATACGCCATGGGGGGCACTCCCATTACTGCCATAAATCTGATGATGTTCGCCTCATGCAATGTTCCCGAATCCTACTTGCCTAAAATCCTTCAGGGCGGTGCTGATAAACTAAAAGAGGCTGGCGTTTCTCTCATAGGCGGTCACACAGTTGACGATCTTGAAACAAAATACGGACTTGCCGTAACAGGCATAGTTCATCCTGAAAAAATTATTAGAAACTCTACCGCAAAACCCGGTGATATTCTCTATTACACAAAACCTTTAGGAATAGGAGTCATAACAACGGCTATAAAAGCTGACATGGCTGATGAAAAAACAGTAGAAGAAGCTTCAAAAATCATGACAACACTTAACAAAGACGCTGCAGAAGTTATGAAAGAGATAGGCGTCAATGCCTGTACAGATATAACAGGATTTGGGCTTTTAGGTCATCTATATGAAATGGTGAAATACTCAAAAGTAAACGTTACTATAAACATAAATTCTTTTGAATTCCTTCCTCAATCAATAGAGTTTGCAGAAATGGGGCTTTTCCCGGCCGCAACTTACGAAAATATTGACTACGTTGGAAGTAACGTAATATTTGACAATAACATCAAAGAAGAACTACAGCTTCTGTTATTTGACCCTCAGACATCCGGAGGACTTTTAATTTCCGTCCCACAAAATAAAACATCTGAAATAGAAAACGTATTCAAAGAAAAGAATACACTTTTTTACAAAATCGGAGAAATAACAGAAAAGGGAGAAGGAAAAATTTACGTAAAGAAATAA
- the rsfS gene encoding ribosome silencing factor, which translates to MATIEKLKTALQAASDKKAEEPVILDLRKLSALADFFLIISSSSDIHGRTIADEITKRLKEKGTIPLSVEGYDLGNWILIDYGDIIIHIFRPETRELYGLENLWIDAPRIEPVELLK; encoded by the coding sequence TTGGCTACAATTGAAAAACTTAAAACAGCACTTCAAGCAGCTTCTGACAAAAAAGCTGAAGAGCCTGTAATACTTGACCTTAGAAAATTAAGCGCCCTTGCCGATTTCTTTCTCATTATCTCATCATCTTCTGATATACACGGAAGAACCATTGCAGACGAAATAACAAAAAGACTAAAAGAAAAAGGAACTATTCCCCTAAGTGTAGAAGGTTACGATCTCGGTAACTGGATACTCATAGACTACGGCGACATAATAATCCACATATTCCGCCCTGAAACAAGAGAACTATATGGACTTGAAAATCTATGGATAGATGCACCACGCATAGAACCGGTAGAGCTTTTAAAATGA
- a CDS encoding murein transglycosylase domain-containing protein — translation MKKKTILIPIISLCILFNPSILHSEDFNSYYQNNYREFQNYNQGFKKYKKTINEEFEAYKKIMEEEFEAYKKQIEKEWKNPIVPSEKVFVEYSKDYKSRKMVDFNNGTIKVEVIKPKNYKKALIKNLANLITEKTKEAFIKNPVLKNTDKRLRLATSGAIAVNRLNNESIIGDVLTGKKI, via the coding sequence TTGAAGAAAAAGACTATTTTGATACCCATAATAAGTCTATGCATTCTCTTTAATCCGTCCATTTTACATTCAGAGGATTTTAATTCTTACTACCAAAACAATTATAGAGAATTCCAAAACTATAACCAAGGTTTCAAAAAGTATAAAAAGACAATAAATGAAGAGTTTGAAGCATATAAGAAAATAATGGAAGAAGAATTTGAAGCATATAAAAAGCAGATAGAAAAAGAATGGAAAAACCCTATAGTACCTTCAGAAAAAGTATTTGTAGAATATAGTAAAGATTACAAATCGAGGAAAATGGTAGATTTTAATAACGGAACCATAAAAGTAGAAGTAATTAAACCTAAAAACTACAAAAAAGCTTTAATTAAAAACCTCGCCAATTTAATAACAGAAAAAACAAAAGAAGCTTTCATAAAAAATCCCGTTTTAAAAAATACAGACAAAAGACTAAGATTGGCAACATCGGGAGCTATCGCCGTAAACCGACTAAATAACGAAAGTATTATCGGAGATGTACTAACAGGAAAAAAAATATAA